The Sphingobium aromaticiconvertens genome has a segment encoding these proteins:
- the trpA gene encoding tryptophan synthase subunit alpha produces the protein MDRMATRFAACKAQNRAALITFVTAGDPTPDATGNILDALVEGGADIIELGMPFTDPMADGPAIELANLRSLGAGTKTAHILAIATAFRARHPDVPLVLMGYANPMLVRGADWFAMQVKAAGIDGVICVDVPPEEDAEIGPALRDADIHLIRLATPTTDAVRLPAVLDGASGFLYQVAVAGITGKQQAAHATIEMALARLRPSTDLPIAVGFGVRGPEQAAAIGRIADGVIVGSAIVDIIGSHGGAAAPFVKDFVASLKDALVSAGSLGRAIGRENAA, from the coding sequence ATGGACCGGATGGCCACCCGCTTTGCCGCCTGCAAAGCGCAGAACCGCGCCGCGCTGATCACCTTTGTGACCGCTGGCGATCCTACGCCTGATGCAACCGGCAATATCCTTGACGCACTTGTCGAAGGCGGCGCTGACATCATCGAATTGGGGATGCCCTTCACCGATCCGATGGCCGATGGCCCCGCGATCGAACTGGCGAACCTTCGCAGTCTGGGTGCGGGCACAAAAACCGCCCATATTCTCGCCATCGCCACCGCTTTTCGCGCACGGCACCCTGACGTGCCACTGGTATTGATGGGCTATGCCAATCCCATGCTGGTACGCGGGGCCGACTGGTTCGCCATGCAAGTCAAGGCCGCCGGCATCGATGGCGTCATCTGCGTCGATGTACCGCCGGAGGAAGACGCGGAAATCGGCCCTGCGCTGCGTGACGCTGACATCCACCTCATCCGCCTGGCGACGCCGACCACCGACGCCGTGCGCCTGCCCGCCGTCCTCGATGGCGCCAGCGGTTTTCTCTATCAAGTCGCAGTCGCTGGCATCACTGGCAAGCAACAGGCCGCGCACGCCACGATCGAAATGGCGTTGGCGCGGCTGCGTCCCTCGACCGACCTGCCGATCGCCGTGGGTTTCGGTGTGCGCGGGCCGGAACAGGCCGCCGCCATCGGTCGGATCGCCGATGGTGTGATCGTCGGCTCTGCCATTGTCGACATTATCGGTTCGCACGGGGGTGCCGCCGCGCCCTTCGTCAAGGATTTCGTCGCTTCGCTCAAGGACGCGCTCGTCAGCGCCGGTTCGCTTGGCCGGGCGATCGGCCGGGAGAATGCCGCATGA